From the Roseateles sp. XES5 genome, one window contains:
- the holA gene encoding DNA polymerase III subunit delta — MAEVKSHEFDAFLKRKPLPVRLFLVYGPDRGLVSERAAALAAASGVDLADAFSVVKLDAGEIGSQPGRLMDEMNAIGLFGGDRLVWIRNAASEKGVSDALEMLAGTPAGPSTLLIEAGDLKKGAALRKVAESHSQVVAIACYADDGRALQALIDQELAAEGLRISPAARERLVETIGGDRLASRNEVRKLALYCRGKTLIEEQDVEEIVGDASAISTDDAIDAILKGDRDGFLHAIQKIVSSKTPVFLVLQGCLRQFQLLELMRAEMDEKRAPAAQAMATLGRHLHFRRKPIVENALKTWTGPAIRRETQRLQSAILQSRQRPALEDTIAMQTMLATVLQSGRR, encoded by the coding sequence ATGGCAGAGGTCAAGTCGCACGAGTTCGATGCCTTCCTGAAGCGGAAGCCTCTGCCCGTGCGGCTGTTCCTCGTCTACGGGCCAGACCGTGGCCTCGTATCGGAACGCGCCGCTGCGCTTGCCGCCGCCAGTGGCGTCGATCTTGCGGATGCCTTCTCCGTCGTGAAGCTCGATGCCGGCGAAATCGGCAGCCAGCCCGGCCGTCTCATGGACGAGATGAACGCCATCGGCCTCTTCGGTGGCGATCGCCTCGTCTGGATTCGCAATGCCGCCAGCGAAAAGGGGGTTTCCGATGCCCTGGAGATGCTGGCGGGAACGCCGGCCGGCCCTTCCACCCTCCTTATCGAGGCCGGCGACCTGAAGAAGGGTGCGGCGCTTCGCAAGGTGGCGGAATCCCATTCCCAAGTCGTCGCCATCGCCTGTTACGCGGACGACGGCCGTGCCTTGCAGGCACTCATCGATCAGGAACTCGCCGCCGAGGGCCTCAGAATTTCTCCAGCGGCCCGGGAACGCCTCGTGGAAACCATTGGCGGCGACCGGCTCGCCTCCCGCAACGAGGTGCGCAAGCTTGCCCTCTATTGCCGCGGTAAGACGCTCATCGAAGAGCAGGACGTGGAAGAGATCGTCGGCGATGCCAGCGCGATTTCCACCGATGACGCCATCGACGCGATCCTGAAGGGCGACCGGGACGGTTTCCTGCACGCGATCCAGAAGATCGTTTCCTCGAAGACCCCGGTCTTCCTCGTGCTGCAGGGCTGCCTGCGGCAGTTCCAGCTTCTCGAGCTGATGCGCGCGGAAATGGACGAGAAGCGCGCGCCGGCCGCGCAGGCAATGGCGACGCTCGGCCGCCACCTGCACTTCCGGCGCAAGCCGATCGTGGAAAACGCGCTCAAGACGTGGACGGGACCGGCCATTCGCCGGGAAACACAGCGGCTGCAATCCGCCATCCTGCAAAGCCGGCAACGCCCGGCCTTGGAAGATACGATCGCCATGCAGACAATGCTGGCGACCGTGCTTCAGTCGGGTCGGCGCTGA
- the lptE gene encoding LPS assembly lipoprotein LptE, with protein MSDGIGLPRLVKVLAGIALVGALAGCQVRPLYSTESGTEGKLASVSISEADDRVEQQVRNDLIFLFSGGAGETQSAAYHLEMDVSVKTVGVLNDVTTDIDRAGRVIVTADYNLTKSDSGETITSGKRSAVAVVDFSPQEFAKLRAKRDAENRGARELAELIRADVATALARR; from the coding sequence TTGTCTGACGGAATCGGCCTTCCGCGGCTCGTCAAGGTGCTCGCCGGCATCGCGCTTGTCGGCGCGCTCGCCGGCTGCCAGGTGCGGCCGCTCTATTCCACCGAAAGCGGCACAGAGGGCAAACTTGCCTCCGTTTCCATTTCCGAGGCGGACGACCGCGTGGAGCAGCAGGTCCGCAACGACCTGATCTTCCTCTTCAGCGGCGGCGCCGGCGAAACCCAGTCTGCTGCCTATCACCTGGAGATGGACGTAAGCGTCAAGACCGTTGGCGTTCTGAACGACGTCACGACGGACATCGATCGCGCCGGCCGCGTCATCGTTACGGCGGACTATAACCTCACGAAGTCAGACTCCGGCGAAACGATCACCTCCGGCAAGCGCTCGGCCGTTGCCGTCGTCGATTTCTCGCCGCAGGAATTCGCCAAGCTTCGCGCAAAGCGCGATGCGGAAAACCGTGGCGCGCGTGAGCTTGCCGAGCTGATCCGCGCGGATGTCGCGACGGCGCTCGCTCGTCGCTGA